In bacterium, a genomic segment contains:
- a CDS encoding PAS domain-containing protein, translating to MYRTLLENLPQKIFLKDKNSVYIYCNENYARDLKIKVSEIVGKTDHDFYSKKLAEKYRIDDKRIIKSGIAEDIEEEYLLDGRKVFVHTIKTPVRDDKGGNIVGILGIFWDISKQRKTRKQLDESEERYRLLFETSRDAIMTLAPPSWNFTSGNAATLELFGVKDEETFVSAPPWKYSPEFQPDGQSSISKAKKMINIAMEKGSNFFEWTHKKLNGEDFFSTVLLTRISIGEKTFLQATVRDITGRKRIEKELKKYRDHLEDMVDSRTAELEKEITERKLTEEELRNSKNKYKTLLENLPQKVFLLDSNLVFVSCNESFVRDKKIRREEIAGKTDYDFFPKELAEKYRADDERIIKSGKTEEIEDKRVINEKEFIEYTVKCPARDERDNIVGLLGISWDITERKRTEKMLKETAAKLQRQKSALEQKNIALSEIIAQIEVEKKKMKDNIAANVSELLFPILEKLELEKTAGKYVDLLKNHLGELVSSFGRKIRGKRLNLTPREIEICNMIKGKLTSKEISGLLNISYQTVEKHRKNIRRKMGIHKKDINLTSFLQTI from the coding sequence ATGTATAGAACGCTCCTTGAGAATCTTCCGCAAAAAATATTTCTTAAAGATAAAAACTCAGTTTATATCTACTGCAACGAGAATTATGCCAGGGACTTAAAGATTAAAGTTTCAGAAATCGTCGGAAAGACGGATCACGATTTTTACTCTAAGAAATTAGCCGAAAAATACAGGATAGACGATAAAAGAATTATAAAATCCGGAATAGCAGAAGATATTGAAGAAGAGTATCTTCTGGATGGACGAAAAGTATTTGTTCATACAATCAAAACACCTGTTAGGGATGATAAAGGAGGCAATATCGTAGGAATATTGGGTATCTTCTGGGATATTAGCAAGCAAAGGAAGACGAGAAAGCAATTGGATGAAAGTGAGGAAAGATATCGGCTCTTATTTGAAACTTCACGTGACGCAATAATGACACTTGCTCCGCCGTCCTGGAATTTTACTTCAGGAAATGCTGCCACGCTTGAACTGTTCGGCGTGAAAGATGAAGAAACGTTTGTTTCTGCGCCTCCGTGGAAGTACTCTCCAGAGTTTCAGCCGGACGGACAATCCTCCATAAGTAAAGCAAAAAAAATGATTAACATAGCAATGGAAAAAGGATCAAACTTTTTTGAGTGGACGCACAAAAAGCTGAATGGCGAGGACTTCTTTTCCACCGTTTTGCTGACAAGAATAAGTATCGGAGAAAAAACTTTCCTGCAGGCGACAGTCAGAGATATTACAGGGCGCAAGAGGATAGAGAAGGAATTAAAAAAGTACCGCGATCATCTGGAAGACATGGTCGATAGTCGTACAGCAGAACTTGAAAAGGAAATCACTGAACGCAAACTCACAGAGGAGGAGCTGCGTAATAGTAAAAACAAGTACAAAACACTTCTTGAGAATCTTCCTCAGAAGGTATTTTTATTGGACAGCAATTTGGTTTTTGTCTCTTGTAACGAAAGCTTTGTACGAGACAAAAAAATCAGGCGTGAAGAAATCGCAGGAAAAACAGATTATGATTTCTTTCCAAAGGAACTGGCTGAGAAATATAGAGCAGATGATGAAAGGATTATCAAATCCGGAAAAACAGAAGAAATAGAAGATAAACGTGTCATAAATGAAAAAGAATTCATTGAATACACAGTCAAGTGTCCTGCTAGGGATGAACGGGACAACATCGTTGGGCTATTGGGTATTTCTTGGGACATCACCGAGCGTAAGAGGACAGAGAAGATGTTGAAAGAGACGGCAGCAAAATTGCAGAGACAAAAATCGGCTTTGGAGCAAAAAAACATTGCGCTCAGCGAAATCATAGCGCAGATTGAAGTGGAAAAGAAAAAGATGAAAGATAATATAGCGGCTAATGTAAGTGAATTATTGTTTCCAATTTTAGAAAAGCTTGAATTAGAGAAGACTGCCGGTAAATATGTTGATTTATTAAAAAACCATTTAGGGGAATTGGTGTCTTCGTTTGGCCGTAAAATAAGAGGGAAAAGACTTAATCTAACTCCCAGGGAAATTGAAATCTGCAATATGATAAAGGGCAAGCTCACAAGTAAAGAGATTTCCGGGCTTTTAAATATTTCTTACCAGACAGTTGAAAAACACCGCAAAAATATCAGACGCAAAATGGGAATACACAAAAAAGATATCAACTTAACTTCCTTCCTCCAAACCATTTAG